The genomic DNA GCCGAACTACGCGCGCTTCGTGGGGGCCGAAAACCCCGGCTACGGCACCAGCGCGCTGCGCGGCAACGCCGTGCCGCAGTCGGGCACGGGGGGCGTGTTCTACGGGCAAGTGGGCCTGCTGCTGCCCAAAAACACGCTCGGTGCCAAGGCCCGGCTCCAGCCCTACGTGGCCTACCAGCACGCCAGCTACGAGGGCCTGAAAACCAGCGACGGTAGCACGCGGGGCGTGAACATCACCGACCTGGGCGCAAACCTGCTGCTCGATGGCCACAATGCCAAGGTGACGCTCAACTACCGCTTCCGGCCCGATTTCACGAACGTCAACGACGTGAAATACCGCCCCGAAATAACCCTGCAAACGCAGGTTTTCTTGTAGCCCGCCGGGGAGCGAGAGGCTGCTAATCAGTCCGTATTGATTAGCAGCTTCTCGCTACTGCTCTTTGCCAGCCACTATTTCCCACCCCCTCTTTTATGAATCCAACCCCAACTCCTGTTTACGCGGCCGACTTGGATGCGCCGGTCGCGCACGACAACAACCAGGTCGATTCCAAAACCATCTGGCAGGTGATTACGGCCTCGTCGGTGGGCACGGTCATCGAGTGGTACGACTTTTATATTTTCGGCTCGCTGGCGGCCATCATCGGGCCGGTGCTGTTTGGGCATTCCGGCAAGATTGAGGATACACTGCTGGGCGCGCTGGCCGTGTTTGGGGCCGGCTTCGTGGTGCGGCCGTTCGGGGCGATGTTCTTCGGCCGCATCGGCGACATGATTGGCCGCAAGTACACGTTTCTGGTGACGCTGCTGCTCATGGGCGGGGCCACGTTCGTGACGGGCCTCATCCCGAGCTACGATTCCATTGGCATCGCGGCCCCCATTATCGTGGTGCTGCTGCGCCTGTTGCAGGGCCTGGCGCTGGGCGGCGAATACGGCGGCGCGGCCACCTACGTGGCCGAGTATGCCCCCGACAAAAAGCGCGGCTACTACACCAGCTTCATCCAGATTACGGCCACCGGGGGCTTTATTCTTAGCATCAGCGTGCTGGTGCTTACCCGCAAGTTTATGGGCGAGGCCGCCTTCAAGGACTGGGGCTGGCGCATTCCGTTTCTGCTCTCGGGCCTGCTGGTCATTGCCTCCTACTACATCCGCAAGCGCCTGCACGAGTCGCCGCTGTTTGCCAGGGCCAAGGCCACCGGCACCACCAGCAAAAGCCCGCTGCGCGACTCGTTCGTGAACCCCGTGAACCGCCGGCTGGTGCTCATCGCCCTGTTTGGGGTCACGATGGGCCAGGGGGTCATTTTCTACACCTCGCAGTTTCAAGCGTATTCCTTTATGAATAGCACCCTGAAGCTCGACATCGTGGACTCCAGCACCATCCTGGTCATCGCGATGGTGCTCGCTACCCCCTTGTTCGTGTATTTCGGCTCGCTTTCCGACCGCATCGGCCGCAAGCGCATCATTATGACGGGCATGATTTGCGGGGCGCTGTTCACCATTCCGCTCTTCTACGGCATCAAAGCCTACGCCGGGCCGCTCACCGAAATCACGC from Hymenobacter psoromatis includes the following:
- a CDS encoding MFS transporter, whose translation is MDAPVAHDNNQVDSKTIWQVITASSVGTVIEWYDFYIFGSLAAIIGPVLFGHSGKIEDTLLGALAVFGAGFVVRPFGAMFFGRIGDMIGRKYTFLVTLLLMGGATFVTGLIPSYDSIGIAAPIIVVLLRLLQGLALGGEYGGAATYVAEYAPDKKRGYYTSFIQITATGGFILSISVLVLTRKFMGEAAFKDWGWRIPFLLSGLLVIASYYIRKRLHESPLFARAKATGTTSKSPLRDSFVNPVNRRLVLIALFGVTMGQGVIFYTSQFQAYSFMNSTLKLDIVDSSTILVIAMVLATPLFVYFGSLSDRIGRKRIIMTGMICGALFTIPLFYGIKAYAGPLTEITPATVDAAGKTIPAVMKALAPNVFMMTVLTFLLVFFVTMVYGPIAAYLVELFPTSVRYTSLSVPYHIGNGVFGGFVPLIATGIGVWAAAQPAGTFAKEHSSLLGLVYPVTIALICFFVGMALMKDTRNVKLLDS